In Nitrospirota bacterium, the sequence AATACGCACCTCTTACTGTAGCATAAAAGTCTAATTTATACCAAGTAGCTTGTAAAAAGGTAGATTAATAGTGATGAAAAGGACTGGATCCCGCATCAAGTGCGGGATGACAAAGAAGGCTTGGATCCCTTTCCTGTCATTCCTCTTTTTCTTGTCATTCCTGCGAAGGCAGGAATCCAGTTTTTTGTTTATATCTTTGAACGTTACTCGGTATTAGAGTCAAGGGCGCGAAATCTGCTAAAAGTTTTAGTCTTGTTTTTGTAGCTTAAATGATTTTAGTTCGGAGTACTTAGGGCCTGCCGGAAACAACTCGCTTTTCATTAAATACACAGTGTCAACTGTCATATCTCCAAAAACAGCGTCCTTAAGTTTTTGTGTCTGCCGGGAAAAATCACTTAACCCATCTGTTGTCTTTACTCTGCCAATTGTAAGATGTGGTGAGAAATCCCGTTCCTCACGCTTAAAACCAGCCTCTGAAAGACTATCCTCTATTGTGCCTTGAAGCTTTACCAAACCATCCGCATTAGTTATTCCAACCCATATAACCTTAGGCCTGCGTTCGTTAGGGAATGCTCCAATGCCATTTAGGGTTATGTCAAAAGCTTTACTCTCAGGCAGAGTATTATTAAGTGTATCAACAACCTTGGCGGTTTCGCTTTCAGATATGTCAGCAAGGAATTTTAAAGTCAAATGGAGGTTTTCTGCTCTTACCCATTTTACGGCTGAAAGGGTTAGCCCTGATACGAAGGCTACTATTTTCTCTCTCAGTGCCTCATCAATATTTACTGCTATAAATGCCCGTACTGATTTCAAAATTTCATACTCGTTGCTATTTGAAATGCCACGTTAACGTAAAGCCCTGCTGCCACATCATCCATCATAACGCCAAGGCCGCCGCTTAATGACTTTTCAACATAATTAACCGGCGGAGGTTTTAAAATATCAAAAACCCTAAACAGAAAAAATGCAATCACATAAACTGTCATCGAACCATCCACATAAAGTATGGATACAAAATACCCAACCACCTCATCTATTATAATATGCCCTGAGTCTTTTTTACCGAGTGTTTTTTCAGCCGAGTGTGCGGCTATGGTTCCTACAACAAGCAGCACCAACGTTATAATTAACAACGCACGGTTACCGGGCCTAAAGAAGATTACAAACAGAAAAGCGACAAAAGTCCCAGCCGTTCCCGGCGCTATCGGAACAAACCCTACTTTCCACAGAGTTGCAATGTGCTGAAGTGCTGTCTGAAGTTTATTCATTAATAACTTTATAAGTATATTCTATTGGTACGCCACCCTCCAGAGTTGCCTTCACGGAACAGTACTTGGTCATGGAGAGCTCCACAGCCCTTTGTACCGCCTCTTCAGATATATCTTTACCTTTAAAAACATATTCTACGACAATTTTGTCGAATTTTTTGGGATGAGTATCAACCTTATTGCCGTTTACGTTTATTTCAAAACTTGTGATATGCTGCTTTTTTTTCTTCATAATAGAAATAACATCCATAGCTGAACAGCCGCCAATAGCTATCAGCAAAAGCTCTGACGGTCTGAGACCAACATTATCGCCTCCATGCTCACGTTCACCATCCACCACTATGGCATGGCCACTTGAAGCCTCTCCCACAAATTTCATTCCACTGACATACGTTAGTTTAGCTTCCATGTTTCCTCCTATCTAATATTGGAATGTCACCCGGTATTACTCGTTTACTAATAGTCTCTTAATAGCAACAGCCTTGCCGGTTTTGTTGTCTATATCAATAACTACTCCACAGAAAAAGCAGCTGCCCTTTGCCACCTCATACTTTTGCGGTATCTGGTTAAGGAACTTCTCCACTATTTGCTCCACACGCACCCCTATCACAGACACCACAGGCCCAACCATCCCCACATCCGTTATGTAGGCCGTACCCTGAGGGAGAACCTTCTCATCCGATGTCTGAACATGCGTATGGGTTCCTACAAGAGCACTGATCTTGCCGTCAAGGTAGTAGCCAAGTGCCTGCTTTTCCGAGGTAGCCTCGGCGTGCATATCAACGATTATTATATTGGTTATTTTTTTGAGTTTCTCTATCTCAGGCATAACAGATCTGAAAGGACAGTCAGAAGGATT encodes:
- a CDS encoding phosphatidylglycerophosphatase A, giving the protein MNKLQTALQHIATLWKVGFVPIAPGTAGTFVAFLFVIFFRPGNRALLIITLVLLVVGTIAAHSAEKTLGKKDSGHIIIDEVVGYFVSILYVDGSMTVYVIAFFLFRVFDILKPPPVNYVEKSLSGGLGVMMDDVAAGLYVNVAFQIATSMKF
- a CDS encoding TIGR00282 family metallophosphoesterase; the encoded protein is MKVLFIGDVIGRPGRLLLKSILPGMVDSLRIDFVIANGENAAGGFGITEKTANELFSMGVQVITTGNHVWDKKETVPYLANEDRILRPLNFPPGVPGFGSIVYDLKNGLKAGVINLVGRVFMNPSDCPFRSVMPEIEKLKKITNIIIVDMHAEATSEKQALGYYLDGKISALVGTHTHVQTSDEKVLPQGTAYITDVGMVGPVVSVIGVRVEQIVEKFLNQIPQKYEVAKGSCFFCGVVIDIDNKTGKAVAIKRLLVNE
- the thpR gene encoding RNA 2',3'-cyclic phosphodiesterase — encoded protein: MKSVRAFIAVNIDEALREKIVAFVSGLTLSAVKWVRAENLHLTLKFLADISESETAKVVDTLNNTLPESKAFDITLNGIGAFPNERRPKVIWVGITNADGLVKLQGTIEDSLSEAGFKREERDFSPHLTIGRVKTTDGLSDFSRQTQKLKDAVFGDMTVDTVYLMKSELFPAGPKYSELKSFKLQKQD
- a CDS encoding OsmC family protein, producing the protein MEAKLTYVSGMKFVGEASSGHAIVVDGEREHGGDNVGLRPSELLLIAIGGCSAMDVISIMKKKKQHITSFEINVNGNKVDTHPKKFDKIVVEYVFKGKDISEEAVQRAVELSMTKYCSVKATLEGGVPIEYTYKVINE